In Thalassoglobus sp. JC818, a single window of DNA contains:
- a CDS encoding tetratricopeptide repeat protein — protein sequence MRQFDRPNFWPLFTIALLACSMVIAGCQNRPEPSTETDSEAEADDTESRFAAPSVPAKPADGFVGSAACRECHAEISDHFHQHPMGQSLADVMHASPLEDYEENVKFDTPRAPRSTVTLSYEIEKTPDGVYHHEILTNEDGEVVYDLPVPVAFAVGSGKRGRSYLIDRGGFLFMSPVTWYSGGERWDLSPGYEGRNLHFDRRIVDGCLSCHAGRVAEIETAPDQYKPEPFLEESIGCERCHGPGEEHVAFHEGKLQSESDPMLDLSTLSPRARDHICFQCHLIGESRVTLYGRSEFDFRPGNTVDEIWAIILKGTGVESDQSTAAVNQAEQMLSSVCYQKSDGQMSCTSCHDPHRIPKPAERIEFYRSKCIACHGPDDVECTEPVADRLKVTEEDSCIVCHMPSLAANDVPHTSQTDHRILRRPQKTTPSKKTDNVYYVFGQEDGVLTEADLERASAISIIRSAEQTGNDVLAGDGIEILEEWLKAAPDDLKAQLSLGVAYWLLEDNRMAARTWEKALESNPDNEYLLRRLFVLYHDSGQLDLALKYGRQLVEINPYDYEYFGRLSHILAQNGEMSESAEAAERALELNPSASQLHQWLAQVYGSTGETELRDKHIDLYRKKTGQ from the coding sequence ATGAGACAGTTTGACCGGCCAAATTTCTGGCCCCTATTCACGATCGCTTTACTGGCTTGTTCGATGGTGATCGCCGGATGTCAGAATCGTCCGGAACCGTCAACTGAAACGGATTCTGAGGCAGAAGCCGATGATACCGAATCGCGATTTGCTGCTCCGTCAGTTCCAGCCAAACCTGCAGATGGCTTCGTCGGAAGCGCAGCTTGTCGTGAGTGCCATGCTGAAATCTCGGACCATTTCCATCAGCACCCCATGGGTCAGTCCCTGGCGGATGTGATGCATGCTTCTCCTCTTGAAGATTACGAAGAGAACGTCAAGTTCGACACACCTCGAGCACCCCGATCGACGGTCACATTGTCTTATGAAATTGAGAAAACTCCTGATGGAGTGTACCACCACGAAATCCTGACGAACGAAGATGGCGAGGTCGTTTACGATCTCCCGGTGCCGGTTGCATTCGCTGTGGGCTCCGGAAAACGTGGGCGTTCGTATCTCATTGATCGCGGCGGATTTTTGTTCATGTCTCCGGTCACCTGGTATTCGGGAGGAGAGCGATGGGACCTTTCACCGGGATACGAGGGTCGAAACCTGCACTTCGATCGTCGCATCGTTGACGGCTGCCTGAGTTGCCACGCTGGACGAGTCGCGGAAATCGAAACAGCTCCCGATCAGTACAAACCGGAACCGTTCCTGGAAGAATCGATCGGCTGTGAACGCTGCCACGGTCCGGGTGAAGAGCATGTCGCCTTTCACGAGGGAAAACTGCAATCGGAATCCGATCCGATGCTGGACTTGTCCACTCTTTCTCCACGCGCCCGCGATCACATTTGCTTTCAGTGCCACCTCATTGGGGAAAGCCGGGTGACGCTTTACGGTCGAAGCGAGTTCGATTTCCGCCCGGGCAACACCGTCGATGAAATCTGGGCGATCATCCTGAAAGGGACCGGAGTCGAATCGGATCAATCGACCGCTGCAGTCAATCAGGCAGAGCAAATGTTGAGCAGTGTCTGTTACCAGAAAAGCGACGGACAGATGAGCTGCACGTCGTGCCACGACCCGCACCGAATTCCTAAGCCTGCTGAGCGAATTGAGTTTTATCGCTCGAAGTGCATCGCCTGCCACGGTCCCGATGACGTCGAGTGTACGGAACCAGTGGCTGACCGCTTAAAAGTCACCGAAGAAGATTCCTGCATCGTCTGCCACATGCCTTCACTCGCGGCGAATGATGTCCCTCACACCTCGCAGACTGACCACCGTATCCTTCGTCGGCCACAGAAAACCACGCCTTCCAAGAAGACAGATAATGTCTACTACGTTTTCGGTCAGGAAGATGGTGTTCTCACTGAGGCCGACCTGGAACGGGCGTCGGCGATTTCCATCATCCGCTCCGCAGAGCAAACCGGGAATGATGTTCTGGCTGGCGACGGTATTGAGATCCTCGAGGAGTGGCTCAAAGCTGCCCCGGACGATCTCAAAGCTCAACTTTCGCTCGGCGTTGCCTACTGGCTTCTCGAAGATAATCGCATGGCAGCCAGGACGTGGGAAAAGGCACTCGAGTCGAATCCCGACAACGAATACCTGTTGCGGCGACTCTTTGTGCTGTATCACGATTCCGGACAGCTGGATCTCGCTTTGAAATACGGTCGACAACTGGTCGAGATCAATCCGTACGACTACGAATATTTTGGCCGGCTCTCACACATCCTTGCTCAAAACGGTGAGATGTCGGAATCAGCAGAAGCCGCTGAGCGAGCACTCGAACTGAACCCGTCGGCTTCCCAACTCCACCAGTGGTTGGCCCAAGTGTACGGTTCGACCGGTGAGACTGAGCTACGCGATAAACACATCGATCTCTATCGAAAGAAAACCGGGCAGTAG
- the modA gene encoding molybdate ABC transporter substrate-binding protein, protein MNRMSLALLGSLIVMGLLLYSLATESPSRKHHQPATSSTTEASGSQANSDDALLMYCAASNRAVVEKIREDYENETGRRVEIQYGPSQSLLSSLEVSKTGDLYLPADDSYLDISLERGLVEEVIPLAEMQVVIAVRKGEESRIRTFDDLLREDIRLVQANPDAAAVGKQTREVLEKTGQWEQLDAATVGYRTTVTDVANDLIVGAADAGIVYDAVLATYPDLTAVKLPVFDTAIAKIAVGVINASEDSARALHFARYLGASDRGQRYYDELGFRPVNGDQWADVPELSVFAGSMLQPAIEQTLIDFEQREGVAISRVYNGCGILVAQMKAGQHPDAYFACDTEFMNQVSDQFGTPLPVSRNELVILVEKGNPHGIKSLRDLTRPGLRVGIGHEKQCAMGWLTQQTLTESGLKLEVMENVTVQTPTGDMLVNQLKTGSLDAAVAYLSNAAGSGDVLDAIRITGLECSQATQPIAISQKTPYSHLAGRLLKEIQSTDSQERFRANGFVWQAE, encoded by the coding sequence ATGAATCGAATGTCTTTGGCGTTGCTCGGCTCGCTGATTGTGATGGGGCTGCTGCTCTACTCGTTAGCGACTGAAAGTCCTTCGCGAAAACATCATCAGCCAGCGACAAGTTCCACAACAGAAGCATCTGGCTCGCAGGCGAATTCCGATGATGCCCTTCTAATGTACTGCGCCGCCAGCAATCGCGCTGTAGTCGAGAAAATCCGCGAAGACTACGAAAATGAAACCGGTCGACGCGTAGAAATTCAGTACGGGCCATCTCAGTCTCTGCTGTCATCGCTCGAAGTCAGCAAGACCGGAGACCTTTACCTTCCGGCGGATGACAGCTACCTCGACATCAGCCTTGAACGTGGACTCGTCGAGGAAGTCATTCCACTTGCGGAAATGCAGGTTGTCATCGCGGTTCGCAAGGGAGAAGAATCCCGGATTCGGACATTCGACGATTTGCTTCGTGAAGACATTCGCCTCGTTCAGGCAAATCCTGATGCCGCCGCAGTCGGCAAACAGACTCGAGAAGTCCTCGAAAAGACAGGGCAGTGGGAACAACTCGATGCAGCGACGGTCGGTTATCGAACGACAGTGACAGATGTCGCCAACGACTTGATCGTTGGAGCAGCAGATGCCGGAATCGTCTACGATGCAGTGCTGGCCACGTATCCTGATCTCACCGCAGTGAAGCTTCCGGTGTTCGATACGGCGATTGCTAAAATCGCAGTCGGTGTGATCAATGCTTCCGAAGACTCAGCCCGTGCACTGCACTTCGCCAGATATCTTGGCGCAAGTGATCGAGGGCAACGCTACTACGATGAACTCGGATTTCGACCAGTCAATGGCGATCAATGGGCTGATGTCCCCGAACTAAGCGTGTTCGCCGGTTCCATGCTCCAACCAGCGATTGAGCAAACACTCATCGATTTCGAACAGAGAGAAGGGGTCGCCATCTCCCGGGTCTACAACGGATGCGGAATTCTCGTGGCACAGATGAAGGCTGGCCAACATCCCGATGCCTACTTTGCCTGCGATACTGAGTTCATGAATCAAGTCAGCGACCAGTTTGGAACGCCGTTGCCGGTCTCGCGGAATGAGTTGGTGATCCTTGTCGAGAAAGGAAATCCTCACGGGATCAAATCGCTTCGCGATCTCACTCGACCTGGCTTGCGTGTTGGAATCGGGCATGAAAAGCAGTGCGCCATGGGATGGCTAACTCAACAGACTCTCACAGAAAGTGGACTCAAGCTGGAAGTCATGGAGAACGTCACCGTTCAAACGCCGACTGGCGACATGCTTGTGAATCAACTTAAGACCGGTTCACTCGACGCAGCGGTCGCATACCTGAGCAACGCAGCTGGTTCGGGGGATGTGCTCGATGCCATTCGAATCACTGGGCTTGAGTGTTCACAGGCAACACAACCGATTGCAATCTCTCAAAAGACGCCGTACAGTCACTTGGCTGGACGATTACTGAAAGAGATCCAGTCCACGGATTCCCAGGAACGATTTCGGGCCAACGGATTTGTCTGGCAGGCGGAGTAA
- a CDS encoding DUF1559 domain-containing protein, which translates to MNTRRRRRSAFTLIELLVVIAIIAILIALLLPAVQQAREAARRTQCKNNLKQIGLALHNYHDTYGQFSLNYDGTLPIFNKVTGQEDGQIGRNQSAISWVTASLPYLDQAPLYQELDSLGAFTSAPATWASGNGYGNPRVQELALTIIPALQCPSNPQSKTTESNETSFCYLNNGGFADGGGGGGTRYPGGRCDYVGNLGFVFSGWRDVGTGTTHDARHGARWVSPEWVTTYDEDWDDYTDYRGCFWHRGSARIAQITDGTSNTVAVFENHHWRISKDRPSRFARNASWISPINVLDTLSKKINSDNVYNFRGDNDNRGASMSSTHPGGAHALMADGAVRFLSENIDIGVAGHEGTTYREGVQLALSTASAGDLVGDF; encoded by the coding sequence ATGAACACGCGAAGACGACGTCGGTCGGCATTTACGCTGATCGAACTTCTGGTCGTGATTGCGATTATCGCAATCCTGATCGCACTCCTGCTGCCAGCTGTGCAGCAAGCTCGGGAAGCCGCCCGACGAACTCAGTGTAAGAATAACCTGAAACAAATCGGGTTGGCTCTGCACAACTACCACGACACCTACGGGCAGTTCTCACTCAACTACGACGGAACCTTGCCGATCTTCAACAAGGTGACCGGACAAGAAGATGGGCAGATTGGCCGAAACCAGTCCGCGATCTCTTGGGTCACAGCCTCGCTCCCATACCTTGATCAGGCTCCGCTTTATCAAGAACTCGATTCACTCGGTGCGTTCACCTCGGCCCCAGCAACTTGGGCGAGTGGAAACGGATACGGGAATCCTCGCGTCCAAGAACTGGCTCTGACCATCATTCCTGCACTGCAGTGCCCAAGTAATCCACAGTCGAAAACAACTGAATCGAACGAAACATCGTTCTGCTACCTGAACAACGGCGGATTCGCCGATGGTGGTGGCGGTGGTGGAACTCGTTACCCAGGTGGACGCTGTGACTACGTTGGTAACCTCGGATTCGTCTTCAGCGGATGGCGTGACGTCGGTACCGGAACAACTCACGATGCCCGTCACGGAGCTCGCTGGGTCAGCCCTGAGTGGGTCACAACCTACGACGAAGACTGGGACGATTACACTGACTACCGTGGATGCTTCTGGCACCGTGGATCAGCTCGTATCGCTCAGATCACCGACGGAACTTCAAACACCGTCGCTGTCTTCGAAAACCATCACTGGCGAATTTCGAAGGATCGTCCTTCACGTTTTGCTCGTAACGCGAGCTGGATTTCTCCAATCAACGTGCTTGACACACTGAGCAAGAAGATCAACTCCGACAACGTCTACAACTTCCGTGGTGACAACGACAACCGCGGAGCTTCAATGTCAAGTACTCACCCAGGTGGTGCTCACGCATTGATGGCTGATGGTGCTGTTCGCTTCCTGAGCGAGAACATCGACATCGGTGTTGCTGGCCACGAAGGAACAACCTACCGCGAAGGTGTTCAGCTCGCTCTTTCAACAGCAAGTGCAGGCGACCTCGTCGGCGACTTCTAA
- a CDS encoding CRTAC1 family protein, with protein sequence MASPFAIVSICTLLAGCQQSSSPEPAEDPNNTPSVASIETTDTESSEASPDSKSQNKSSLFDDLDSILVDEATEQDLDFPIFFTDTHEEAGIEFEFENGDSPQKLMPQSTSGGIGWVDYDRDGWPDLYCVQGGYPAAPTREGEPIDELFRNMQDGTFRSVTEAAMLKDIGYGHGVAAGDFNNDGFEDLYVSNVGEDAFYFNNGDGTFEEVAAASGMSNPLWATSAGWGDLNQDGNLDLYVCNYVDYDPFHPTSCVGEEGEPWICHPKDVDPIRNVCFINQGDGTFTEELTARGLEADGSKSLGVVIADFNRDGKQDIYVANDTTANHLFVNQGGGKFEEQGLALGCSMSGLGQFQASMGLAFGDFDRNGWQDLYAAHFTTDSNTLYRNLGESGFTDATRETGLHLPTLPFLAFGTVMADFNQDGWQDLFVANGHIDDWRETTGDAWYMPPQMFRFNGSQWIECTETAGPYFQGEYLGRAVASADFDKDGDLDLAVSQQTAPVALLRNDSESGHWLQLELIGTASNRQGIGAEVILRQGDLELTSQLPGGTSYCASHQPIILFGLGNNEGSCEIEIKWPSGLRQVVSDVAVDQLLTVIEADSDTQEE encoded by the coding sequence ATGGCATCGCCGTTCGCCATTGTTTCGATCTGTACGCTTCTCGCCGGGTGCCAGCAATCTTCATCACCTGAACCGGCTGAAGATCCCAATAACACGCCCAGCGTCGCGTCCATTGAAACAACGGACACTGAATCCAGCGAAGCTTCGCCAGATTCAAAGTCACAAAACAAGTCGAGCCTGTTCGACGATCTTGACAGCATCCTCGTGGACGAAGCGACTGAGCAGGATCTCGATTTCCCGATTTTCTTTACTGACACGCACGAAGAAGCGGGGATTGAATTCGAGTTCGAAAACGGGGACTCACCCCAAAAACTGATGCCGCAGTCAACTTCCGGCGGGATTGGCTGGGTCGACTACGACCGTGATGGTTGGCCCGATCTTTATTGCGTCCAAGGAGGTTACCCAGCTGCTCCTACGCGAGAAGGAGAACCGATTGACGAACTGTTTCGAAACATGCAGGACGGCACCTTTCGATCAGTGACCGAAGCAGCAATGCTCAAGGACATTGGGTACGGACACGGCGTCGCTGCGGGAGATTTTAACAACGACGGCTTCGAAGACTTATACGTTTCGAACGTCGGAGAAGACGCTTTTTACTTCAACAACGGCGACGGAACTTTCGAGGAAGTCGCGGCTGCGAGCGGAATGTCGAATCCTCTGTGGGCGACCAGTGCTGGGTGGGGTGACCTCAACCAGGACGGAAACCTCGACCTCTACGTTTGCAATTACGTCGACTACGATCCGTTCCATCCAACTTCGTGTGTTGGTGAGGAAGGCGAACCATGGATCTGTCACCCGAAAGACGTCGACCCCATTCGAAATGTTTGCTTCATCAATCAAGGTGACGGAACATTTACTGAAGAGCTCACCGCTCGCGGACTGGAAGCAGATGGAAGCAAAAGCCTGGGAGTCGTCATCGCTGATTTCAACCGTGATGGCAAGCAGGACATTTATGTCGCGAATGACACAACAGCGAATCACCTGTTTGTGAATCAGGGTGGTGGCAAATTCGAAGAGCAGGGGTTGGCTCTCGGATGTTCGATGAGCGGACTCGGGCAATTTCAAGCAAGCATGGGTCTGGCCTTTGGCGACTTCGACCGGAATGGCTGGCAAGACCTGTATGCTGCCCACTTCACCACTGACTCAAATACGCTGTACCGCAACCTGGGCGAGTCCGGTTTCACAGATGCGACTCGCGAAACAGGATTGCATCTCCCGACGCTCCCATTCCTCGCCTTCGGAACGGTCATGGCCGATTTCAATCAAGACGGCTGGCAGGACTTATTCGTCGCCAATGGACACATCGACGACTGGAGAGAAACGACCGGAGACGCTTGGTACATGCCGCCTCAGATGTTTCGCTTCAACGGGTCTCAGTGGATTGAGTGTACCGAGACAGCTGGACCGTATTTTCAGGGAGAGTATCTCGGACGTGCTGTCGCCTCAGCAGATTTTGACAAAGATGGTGACCTTGATCTGGCAGTTTCCCAACAGACTGCTCCAGTCGCGTTACTGCGAAATGATTCGGAAAGCGGCCACTGGCTGCAGCTTGAACTCATCGGGACGGCGAGCAATCGACAAGGGATTGGTGCAGAGGTCATACTGCGTCAGGGAGATTTGGAACTGACTTCCCAACTCCCCGGCGGCACAAGCTACTGCGCAAGCCATCAGCCGATTATCCTTTTTGGTCTAGGAAATAATGAAGGCAGTTGCGAAATCGAGATCAAGTGGCCGAGCGGTCTTCGACAAGTTGTGTCCGATGTCGCTGTGGATCAATTGTTGACCGTTATCGAAGCCGATTCAGACACGCAGGAAGAATAA
- a CDS encoding PQQ-binding-like beta-propeller repeat protein, with product MRMLSLFSRLLNSARSLHLVACLLTCSLFGICGSAAIAIDAEEILSKTGVRGGFVVQLGLGDGRLTSNLKASDSFQVHGLDRDPAKVQKMREQLHKSGVYGAVSVDQLSSTELPYIDNLVNLLVVEDLGDVPMSEVMRVLVPNGTAYLKDQNGDWTATVKPRPDNIDEWSHYFHDASGNAVAHDDVVGPPRHLQWVGSPRWSRHHDRMASMSALVSSGGRLFYIQDEGSRISIQLPPKWKLIGRDAFNGTVLWKRDIASWQDHLWPLKSGPTQLSRRLVSTEDEVYVTLGIDAPVSVVDAATGETLRTLEDSDGTEEIIVSNGTIYLVVNKEGTARDAYIPLNGGVGDQAHVRENFFWNEEPRIVMAYDAESGEQLWAKKTGISPLTMAADQEKVYLHDGSQIVAIDGKSGDVAWQTSSVTRRKEYTFNFGPRLLIHEGVVLYAGGDNKMVALESSDGKELWSSEHPNSGYQSPQDLMVVDGLVWVAPTTSGKDTGVFTGRDPRTGEVKKSFEPDVDTYWFHHRCYISKATDNYLMPSRTGIEFVDYENEHWDIHHWVRGGCLYGVMPCNGLTYAPAHNCACYPEAKLFGFNALAPAAPTRPRPLDVPEEGRLETGPAYDRPLSAIDESSIGVDWPTYRGDSGRSGALMSRVPSKLKEGWTTTLGGELTPPVIAENHVYVAQKDTHTLFALDVATGETAWQYTIGARIDSPPSIQQGRVVFGGNDGWVYCLASDDGSLCWRYRAAPLDRRTMAFEQLESLWPVHGSVLIENDSIYAVAGRSNFLDGGLRLVRLDLKSGKKLSETLMDETNPATGNNLQELVKTLQMPVGLPDILSSDGDKIYMRSQKFDQDGNRLEIGPVSGDFVEQGSAQSGEGVHLFAPMGFLDDTWFHRAYWVNGRSFAGGHAGYYQAGKFAPAGRILVNGGGYVYGYGRKPQYYKWTTVLEHQLFASPPEPPEVKIAKDTGSDNNGSFAQFKPTAHLDPTGKPITVEAWFNATKPNGVILARGGPTDGFALALKNGRLELHIRSDFEHASISDSKRVIGGWHHAVGVLNDDSTMTLYVDGEEVAQGTAKGLLATNPKQPLEIGSDEGTAAGDYKGQNGFTGSIDEVRLYFSAVSADKVRERFQDGVELSDNPVLSVSFDNEKAQDQSEYGNPGTLKSGKSVPGKFGKAMMFVAKPRKSGGNRNGMASQLQPKWTSDVPIYVRGMCLAERTLFIVGPADIIDEEETFKQITEQDQSVVALLARQDEILAGKEGCQLLAVNADTGEVDGTVDLKTLPAWDGLAAAQSKLFLSTLDGEVICFVGEEE from the coding sequence ATGCGTATGCTCTCGCTCTTCTCTCGGCTGCTCAACTCAGCCCGATCTCTCCATCTCGTCGCCTGCCTTCTGACATGCAGCTTATTCGGCATCTGCGGTTCTGCCGCAATCGCGATTGATGCCGAAGAGATCCTCTCAAAGACCGGTGTTCGTGGTGGCTTTGTCGTTCAACTTGGGTTGGGCGATGGAAGACTGACTTCGAACTTGAAAGCGAGCGACTCGTTTCAGGTCCACGGGCTTGATCGTGATCCCGCCAAAGTCCAGAAGATGCGAGAGCAACTTCACAAATCGGGAGTCTACGGTGCTGTCTCCGTCGACCAACTTTCGTCGACTGAACTCCCTTACATCGACAATCTAGTCAATCTGCTGGTGGTTGAAGATCTCGGCGATGTGCCCATGTCTGAAGTGATGCGAGTTCTTGTTCCAAATGGAACCGCTTACTTGAAAGATCAAAACGGTGACTGGACCGCGACAGTCAAACCTCGCCCCGACAACATCGATGAATGGTCGCATTACTTTCATGATGCGTCTGGAAACGCAGTCGCTCATGATGATGTGGTCGGTCCGCCTCGGCACTTGCAATGGGTCGGTAGCCCTCGCTGGTCGCGACACCACGATCGAATGGCGAGCATGAGTGCTCTCGTCTCATCAGGCGGACGACTTTTTTACATTCAGGACGAAGGCAGCCGGATCTCAATTCAGCTTCCTCCCAAGTGGAAGTTGATCGGGCGTGACGCCTTCAACGGAACCGTTCTCTGGAAACGTGATATTGCGTCGTGGCAGGATCATTTGTGGCCGCTCAAGAGTGGACCAACACAATTGTCGCGCCGACTCGTTTCCACTGAGGACGAGGTGTATGTCACGCTCGGAATTGATGCTCCCGTCTCAGTCGTTGATGCTGCCACTGGAGAAACGTTGCGAACTCTCGAAGATTCCGACGGCACGGAAGAAATCATCGTTTCAAATGGGACGATCTACCTCGTCGTCAACAAAGAGGGCACAGCCCGCGACGCTTACATTCCACTCAACGGAGGCGTTGGAGATCAGGCACATGTGCGGGAGAATTTCTTCTGGAACGAAGAACCTCGCATCGTGATGGCCTACGACGCAGAATCCGGCGAACAACTTTGGGCGAAAAAGACTGGCATTTCTCCGCTCACTATGGCTGCGGATCAGGAGAAAGTTTACCTCCACGATGGAAGCCAGATTGTCGCGATCGATGGAAAGTCCGGAGACGTTGCCTGGCAGACATCCTCCGTCACGCGGCGGAAAGAATACACGTTCAACTTCGGTCCTCGGCTGCTCATTCACGAAGGCGTTGTCCTTTATGCTGGGGGTGACAACAAAATGGTGGCCCTCGAATCGAGTGACGGAAAAGAACTCTGGAGCTCGGAACATCCAAACTCCGGATACCAATCGCCGCAGGATTTGATGGTCGTCGACGGCCTCGTTTGGGTCGCTCCCACGACTTCCGGGAAAGACACTGGTGTCTTCACCGGACGTGATCCTCGAACGGGCGAAGTCAAAAAGTCGTTTGAGCCGGATGTCGACACGTACTGGTTCCATCATCGCTGTTACATCTCCAAAGCGACCGACAACTACTTGATGCCTTCCCGAACCGGAATCGAGTTCGTCGACTACGAAAACGAACACTGGGACATTCATCACTGGGTTCGAGGCGGATGTCTCTACGGGGTCATGCCTTGCAATGGTTTGACCTACGCTCCCGCTCACAACTGTGCGTGCTATCCCGAAGCCAAGCTGTTCGGGTTCAATGCACTTGCACCTGCTGCTCCAACTCGTCCTCGTCCACTCGATGTTCCGGAGGAAGGACGACTCGAAACTGGACCGGCATATGATCGTCCACTCAGCGCAATCGACGAATCTTCAATCGGAGTCGACTGGCCCACTTACCGAGGTGACTCCGGTCGGTCGGGTGCCTTGATGAGCCGTGTCCCGTCGAAATTGAAAGAGGGCTGGACGACTACTCTCGGTGGGGAACTGACTCCGCCTGTCATCGCTGAAAACCATGTCTATGTCGCTCAGAAAGATACTCACACGCTGTTTGCGCTCGATGTTGCGACAGGAGAAACTGCCTGGCAGTACACGATCGGAGCGAGAATCGATTCTCCTCCGTCGATTCAACAGGGACGCGTCGTCTTCGGAGGGAATGATGGATGGGTCTACTGTTTAGCCTCAGACGATGGATCTCTCTGCTGGCGGTATCGGGCTGCTCCACTCGATCGTCGAACGATGGCGTTTGAGCAACTCGAATCCCTCTGGCCGGTTCATGGTTCTGTTCTGATCGAGAACGACAGCATTTATGCCGTCGCTGGGCGGTCCAACTTTCTCGACGGTGGGCTACGACTCGTCCGACTCGATTTGAAGTCTGGCAAGAAATTGAGCGAAACGCTCATGGATGAAACCAACCCAGCGACCGGGAACAACCTGCAAGAGCTTGTGAAGACTCTCCAGATGCCTGTGGGTCTTCCGGATATTCTTTCAAGCGATGGCGACAAGATTTACATGCGATCGCAGAAGTTTGATCAGGACGGAAATCGACTTGAAATCGGCCCCGTTTCTGGTGACTTTGTCGAGCAGGGTTCCGCTCAGAGTGGCGAAGGAGTTCATCTCTTCGCGCCGATGGGATTCCTCGATGACACCTGGTTCCACCGCGCTTACTGGGTCAACGGAAGAAGCTTCGCAGGAGGACACGCGGGCTACTATCAGGCAGGCAAATTCGCTCCCGCCGGTCGCATTCTCGTCAATGGCGGCGGTTACGTTTACGGGTACGGTCGAAAACCGCAGTACTACAAATGGACGACCGTACTCGAACACCAACTCTTCGCATCTCCTCCGGAACCACCGGAAGTGAAAATTGCGAAAGACACAGGGAGCGACAACAACGGATCGTTCGCCCAGTTCAAACCGACTGCCCATCTCGATCCAACTGGGAAACCGATCACCGTCGAAGCCTGGTTCAATGCCACAAAACCGAACGGTGTGATCCTCGCTCGCGGAGGTCCGACTGACGGATTTGCTCTCGCATTAAAGAATGGACGCTTGGAACTCCATATTCGAAGCGACTTCGAACACGCTTCCATCTCAGACAGTAAGCGTGTCATCGGTGGGTGGCACCACGCTGTTGGCGTCTTGAATGATGATTCAACGATGACACTCTATGTGGACGGCGAAGAAGTTGCCCAAGGGACAGCGAAAGGACTTCTCGCAACCAATCCGAAACAACCACTCGAAATCGGTTCCGACGAAGGAACTGCCGCTGGAGATTACAAAGGACAAAACGGGTTCACCGGGTCGATCGACGAAGTGCGGCTTTACTTCTCAGCCGTCTCCGCCGACAAAGTCCGAGAACGTTTCCAGGATGGCGTCGAACTTTCAGACAATCCCGTCCTTTCCGTTTCGTTCGACAACGAGAAAGCCCAAGACCAATCAGAATACGGCAACCCGGGAACTCTCAAGAGCGGCAAGTCCGTCCCCGGAAAATTTGGGAAAGCGATGATGTTCGTAGCGAAACCTCGCAAATCAGGCGGGAACCGCAACGGGATGGCGTCTCAGCTTCAGCCGAAGTGGACGTCCGATGTTCCGATCTATGTCCGGGGAATGTGTCTTGCCGAACGCACACTCTTCATCGTTGGCCCTGCGGATATCATCGACGAAGAAGAAACATTCAAACAGATTACTGAACAGGATCAATCGGTCGTCGCACTACTGGCTCGACAAGACGAAATCCTCGCCGGGAAAGAAGGCTGTCAACTGCTGGCCGTCAATGCGGACACAGGAGAGGTTGACGGAACGGTCGACTTGAAGACATTGCCAGCCTGGGATGGCTTGGCAGCAGCACAGTCGAAGCTGTTCCTATCAACGCTCGATGGAGAAGTGATCTGTTTTGTCGGCGAGGAAGAGTAA